GAGCTTTAGTAGAGGCACCTGAAATTTTACAAATCCCTGGTGCTCATGATGCAATGGCTGCTCTTGTTGCAAAAAACACTGGGTTTTCAGCTCTTTATTTATCGGGAGCTGCTTATACAGCAAGTAAGGGTTTGCCAGATTTAGGTATTGTAACGTCTACTGAAGTAGCTGACAGAGCAAGAGATCTTGTTAGAGCAACGGACTTACCTCTTCTTGTCGATATTGATACAGGATTTGGTGGAGTGTTAAATGTAGCAAGAACGGCTGTAGAGATGGTGGAAGCAAATGTAGCCGCTGTCCAAATTGAAGATCAACAATTACCGAAAAAATGTGGACACTTAAATGGAAAAAAACTTGTTTCCACTGAGGAATTAGTACAGAAGATTAAAGCGATTAAAGAAGTAGCACCAACACTTGTTGTTGTAGCACGTACAGATGCTCGCGGTGTAGAAGGATTAGATGCAGCAATTGAAAGAGCGATTGCTTATGTAAAAGCAGGTGCAGATGCTGTTTTCCCGGAAGCACTTCAATCCGAAGAAGAATTCCGTTTGTTCAACAGTAAAGTAAATGTTCCGTTGCTTGCGAACATGACTGAATTTGGGAAAACTCCATATTATAGTGCAGAAGAATTTGCAAATATGGGCTTCCAAATGGTGATTTATCCGGTTACATCACTTCGCGTTGCAGCAAAAGCATATGAGCGTGTGTTTATGCTAATTAAAGAAACAGGCTCACAAAAAGAAGGGTTATCTAACATGCAAACGAGAAGTGAATTGTATGAAACAATTTCGTATCATGATTTTGAGGAATTAGATAACGGAATTGCAAAAACAGTTTTATCTGAAGATCAATAGAACAGAGAAGAAAGGCGATGATGGGACATCTTGGGCAAGAACAACTGCTTGATGTGAGAATTCATCGCCTTTTTATATGATTTGAATTGTTGTATACAAGAGGTGAGAAGATATGAGTTCTACAAAAGATTTCTCTGTAGAAAAATGGATGCAGCAAGATTTCCAGTTTGTGAGAAGTAACGATACGATTACTGAAACAGTTAAACTTCTTATTAAAATATCAAAGGATGAACTTCCTGTGCTAGATGGAAAGCAAATGATTGGCATTGTAAAACTAACAGATTGTATTCAGTGGATACAACAAAAAAGTGATAAAAGTATGTTAGTTCATATGATTGTCACTAATTCTATTAATAAGGGTAGTATGAAAATAACTATGAACGAATTACAGGATATACCATTTTATGTGACAACTGAACAAGACGGAGTACTTGTAGGAATCATAGACAAGCCTGAACTTTTCGCTTTTCAAAAGTTTCTAAAACAGCAATTACAAGAATCACAACAATTAATTGAATGGTTTCGTTTGTCTTTCGACACTGCGTATGAAGGCATTGCGATTGTGGATGAAAACGGCGTCATTCAAATGTTTAATGATACGTATAGCCGCTTTGTCGGAGTATCGAAAGAAGAAGCAATTGGACAACTGGCCGAAAATGTAATTGAGAATACGAGGCTTCCAGTTGTATTAAAAACAGGGGTACCAGAAAGAAATCAAGTGCATCGTTTGCAAGGCCAAAATTTAGTTGTGCATCGGATGCCGATTTGGAAGCAAGGAAGAGTGATAGGTGCTGTAGGCATGCTTATTCATGAAGGGATTTCAGATATTTATAAAATACTAGAGAGGTTTGATCAAAAAGATAGTGCTGTCAAACCGTTATTTTCTAAACCGAAGAAGAAGCAAATTCGATTCGAAGATATTCTTGGAGAAAGTCAGACGATTTCTGAAACGAAAAAAATGGCTCGAAAAGCAGCTGGGTCGAAAGCGTCTGTGTTAATTACTGGAGAAAGTGGTGTTGGTAAAGAGCAATTTGCAAGAGCTATACATGATACAGGTATAACAAAAAACGGTCCATTTATCAGTGTGAACTGTGCTGCTATTCCTGATAATTTACTAGAATCCGAACTGTTTGGTTATGCAGAAGGTGCTTTTACAGGTGCGAAAAAGAACGGGAAAGCAGGGAAGTTTGAACTTGCGAATCATGGCACGTTATTTTTAGACGAAATCGGTGATATGTCTCTATTAACACAGGTGAAAATTTTACGTGTTTTACAAGAAAGGGAGATAGAAAGAATTGGTGGTACACATCCAATTCCAGTTGATTTTAGGCTAATTGCAGCGACAAATAAAGATTTAAAACAAATGGTTAGAGAAGGTACATTTAGAGAAGATTTATATCATCGTCTTCATGTTATTCCGATTCATATTCCACCACTTCGTTTTCGAAAGCAAGACATCCCACTCATTGTCGAAGAACATTTACAAAAGTTATGTCAAATGTATGGTGCTAAAGAAAAGACACTTGATAAAGAAGTATTACGCCTTATGTTCCATTACAATTGGCCAGGAAATGTTCGGGAATTAATCAATGTGTTAGAAAGACTATTTGCACTATCGGATGATGTACATATACGAGCTAAGGATTTACCAGAAGAATTCTATTATCGGGATATGGAACAGAAGAAATTAGTACCTATGATTCAGTCTTTACCAGCAAAGCAAGAAGCGATGAAAGTGGTACGTGAAGAGGAAGAGCGAGGATTAATTGAACGCGTTTTAAAAGAAGCAAAAGGGAATAAGTCAAAGGCAGCAGCATTGTTAGGGATTTCTAGGGCGACTCTTTATAACAAATTATCACGATTCAAAATCTAGACAAATTGTTATAAACAGTGTAAAACTGTCTAGACAGTTTTACGTTTTCTATTTATTTAGCCCAGGTTCTATCAAGTTTTTAGTTTGGCATAGATTTTGCATATAAAGAAAATGAAGACCGAAATGATAGGGGGATACAGATGGAGAAAACAAAGTTGCAATGGGACGAATTTTTTTCGCTGAATAAGAATCTTAATACAACTTTTTTTACACCGGAAGATTTTTCAGGTGATGAAGATTTAATCGCAAAAACAACAGAACAGTTTGTTAAACAGGAAATTGTTCCTCAAATTGAAAATATCGAGCAGCACAATTATCAAGTTTCTCGCGGGTTGTTTGAAAAGGCCGGAGAACTTGGGTTGTTAAGTATAGAGGTACCAGAAGAATATGGTGGGTTCGAATTAGGAAAGGCAGTTTCTGGCCTTGTAGCAGAAAAGATGGGATATGCAGGAGCATTTAGTGTTTCCTTTAATATTCATGTTGGTGTAGGAACATTGCCATATATATACTATGGCACAAACGAGCAGAAGGAAAAATACTTACCTAAAATTGCATCAGGCGAATGGATTGGAGCGTATGCATTAACAGAACCTAATGCTGGATCAGATGCATTAAGTGCAAAAACAAGCGCTGTATTAAATG
This sequence is a window from Bacillus pseudomycoides DSM 12442. Protein-coding genes within it:
- the prpB gene encoding methylisocitrate lyase — its product is MAWVVNKPSTQEELANRFRALVEAPEILQIPGAHDAMAALVAKNTGFSALYLSGAAYTASKGLPDLGIVTSTEVADRARDLVRATDLPLLVDIDTGFGGVLNVARTAVEMVEANVAAVQIEDQQLPKKCGHLNGKKLVSTEELVQKIKAIKEVAPTLVVVARTDARGVEGLDAAIERAIAYVKAGADAVFPEALQSEEEFRLFNSKVNVPLLANMTEFGKTPYYSAEEFANMGFQMVIYPVTSLRVAAKAYERVFMLIKETGSQKEGLSNMQTRSELYETISYHDFEELDNGIAKTVLSEDQ
- a CDS encoding sigma-54-dependent Fis family transcriptional regulator, yielding MSSTKDFSVEKWMQQDFQFVRSNDTITETVKLLIKISKDELPVLDGKQMIGIVKLTDCIQWIQQKSDKSMLVHMIVTNSINKGSMKITMNELQDIPFYVTTEQDGVLVGIIDKPELFAFQKFLKQQLQESQQLIEWFRLSFDTAYEGIAIVDENGVIQMFNDTYSRFVGVSKEEAIGQLAENVIENTRLPVVLKTGVPERNQVHRLQGQNLVVHRMPIWKQGRVIGAVGMLIHEGISDIYKILERFDQKDSAVKPLFSKPKKKQIRFEDILGESQTISETKKMARKAAGSKASVLITGESGVGKEQFARAIHDTGITKNGPFISVNCAAIPDNLLESELFGYAEGAFTGAKKNGKAGKFELANHGTLFLDEIGDMSLLTQVKILRVLQEREIERIGGTHPIPVDFRLIAATNKDLKQMVREGTFREDLYHRLHVIPIHIPPLRFRKQDIPLIVEEHLQKLCQMYGAKEKTLDKEVLRLMFHYNWPGNVRELINVLERLFALSDDVHIRAKDLPEEFYYRDMEQKKLVPMIQSLPAKQEAMKVVREEEERGLIERVLKEAKGNKSKAAALLGISRATLYNKLSRFKI